In the genome of Armatimonadota bacterium, one region contains:
- a CDS encoding HNH endonuclease — translation MGWKEFTYHLVSEFCNTVGLRTFTLQEFYQRYEAEFAAFAPQNQHTYAKVRQQLQVLRDEGLLTFVDNHGTYTLRGVDLLRDEVDEPELVKALPVTAREREYLVEIRARDRGWVRLARHTFGEFCLVPQCSNTFVKEDGTRYVEVHHIEPLSEGGEEQIWNLAVICAHHHRVAHYAREAERLQLRAKLLETTQRVLTRG, via the coding sequence ATGGGCTGGAAAGAGTTCACCTACCACCTGGTTTCCGAATTCTGCAACACCGTGGGGCTTCGCACCTTCACCCTCCAGGAGTTCTACCAGCGCTATGAAGCCGAGTTTGCGGCATTCGCGCCACAGAACCAGCACACGTACGCGAAGGTTCGCCAGCAACTTCAGGTCCTCCGCGACGAAGGCTTGCTCACGTTCGTGGACAACCACGGGACGTACACTCTGCGTGGAGTCGACCTCCTGCGGGATGAGGTCGATGAGCCCGAGCTTGTCAAGGCGCTGCCAGTCACAGCGCGTGAACGCGAATACCTCGTGGAGATTCGCGCTCGCGACCGTGGCTGGGTCCGTCTGGCCCGGCATACGTTCGGCGAATTCTGCCTCGTCCCACAGTGCTCCAATACTTTTGTGAAGGAGGACGGCACCCGGTACGTGGAAGTCCACCATATTGAGCCACTCAGCGAGGGCGGCGAGGAGCAAATATGGAACCTCGCCGTGATCTGCGCCCACCACCACCGCGTGGCACACTACGCCCGCGAGGCCGAACGCCTCCAATTGCGCGCGAAGCTGCTGGAGACGACGCAGCGCGTGCTCACCCGGGGGTGA